From Debaryomyces hansenii CBS767 chromosome C complete sequence, a single genomic window includes:
- a CDS encoding DEHA2C11946p (similar to uniprot|P54861 Saccharomyces cerevisiae YLL001W DNM1 Dynamin-related GTPase required for mitochondrial fission and the maintenance of mitochondrial morphology) gives MSLQDLIPVVNKLQDIVTTTQLADLDLPILAVVGSQSCGKSSVLENIVGKDFLPRGTGIVTRRPLVLQLINIKSDDPLIHEKGKMKGSSGGRNSVTEDGDMNLEDHLRKHSNGGKHQPASEWGEFLHLPKKRFYNFHDIRDEIANETSRIAGENKGISRLPINLKIYSTKVLNLTLVDLPGLTKIPIGDQPTDIERQTRNLILEYISKPNSIILAVSPANVDLVNSESLKLARQVDPKGKRTVGILSKLDLMDHGTNALDILKGNVYPLKLGFVGIVNRSQQDITENKHLDDSLYAEQQFFQNHPAYRQISNKCGTRYLTQTLNRILMNHIRDRLPDIKAKLNTLMGQTEQELSNYGDLPSNLNDSKEVRGAFVLTLMTKFANSFVNSIEGTSMGDIATKELCGGARIYYIYNEIFGAQLASINPTQNLSVHDIRTAIRNSTGPRPSLFVPEVAFDLLVKPQIRLLESPARRCVELVYEELMKIVHSVCSSGFGVELNRYPKLQSKLIEVVSDLLRERLGPTVKYVESMIEIHTAYINTNHPNFVGAAKAMSMVAEERQKQKELESTSKLRLASERILNGKNYDSIEELEESTDGSNEEREEIDINQVDDEIKPAKHKRAESNKTSMSYKSESAPNLSTSSTQPLQDSYLNYFFGKDPITHQQHLQTQAQLHPTPFKFPQHQDSTLQFNNNFLQNGHMNGINQSSFSTNSNASSTPKSDPVSQDSQSTIDLNSLNLNEQQFESEDSLSELNEREQLECELIRRLIISYFSIVREMIQDQVPKSIMCLLVNHIKQNIQNRLVIKLYNENLFDELLQEDESIQSEREKCIDLLNTYREASKIISDVV, from the coding sequence ATGTCGTTACAAGATCTTATTCCTGTGGTCAATAAGTTACAAGATATTGTGACTACCACGCAGTTAGCAGACTTAGATTTGCCAATATTAGCAGTTGTTGGATCGCAATCATGTGGAAAGTCTTCAGTGTTAGAGAACATCGTGGGTAAGGATTTTTTGCCTAGGGGAACTGGTATTGTCACCAGAAGGCCGTTGGTATTGCAGTTGATCAATATTAAGCTGGACGACCCGCTTATTCACGAGAAAGGGAAGATGAAAGGGTCGAGTGGCGGACGTAACTCGGTGACGGAGGACGGAGATATGAACTTGGAGGACCATTTGAGAAAGCATTCGAATGGGGGCAAGCATCAGCCGGCGTCAGAATGGGGTGAATTCTTGCATCTTCCTAAAAAGAGGTTCTACAACTTCCATGACATTAGAGATGAAATAGCAAACGAGACCAGCAGGATTGCTGGTGAGAACAAGGGAATAAGTAGGTTGCCGATCAACTTGAAAATCTATTCCACCAAGGTGTTGAATTTGACGTTGGTTGATTTGCCTGGTTTGACCAAGATTCCTATTGGCGACCAGCCAACCGATATTGAGAGACAAACCAGAAATTTGATCTTAGAGTACATTTCCAAGCCTAACAGTATCATCTTGGCGGTATCGCCTGCAAATGTGGACTTGGTTAATTCTGAGTCGTTGAAGTTGGCGAGACAGGTCGACCCAAAGGGTAAAAGAACGGTGGGGATCTTGTCAAAGTTAGATTTGATGGACCACGGCACTAATGCAttagatattttgaaaggTAACGTCTATCCTTTAAAATTAGGATTTGTCGGTATTGTCAATAGGTCCCAGCAGGATATTACTGAGAATAAACACTTGGATGATTCCTTGTATGCTGAACAGCAGTTTTTCCAAAACCACCCGGCTTATAGACAAATCTCTAATAAGTGTGGTACGCGTTACTTGACCCAAACATTaaatagaatattgatgaatcaTATTAGAGATAGATTGCCAGATATTAAAGCTAAATTAAATACTTTGATGGGGCAAACTGAACAGGAATTGCTGAACTACGGTGATTTACCATccaatttgaatgattccAAAGAAGTCAGGGGTGCTTTTGTGTTAACCTTAATGACTAAATTTGCTAACAGTTTTGTTAATTCGATTGAAGGTACATCAATGGGCGATATTGCCACAAAGGAATTATGTGGTGGTGCTAGAATTTACTATATctataatgaaatattcgGGGCACAATTGGCTTCGATAAATCCTACCCAGAACTTGTCTGTACATGACATTAGAACTGCTATTAGAAACTCGACTGGTCCTAGaccatcattatttgttccAGAAGTGGCATTTGATTTGTTGGTGAAACCCCAAATTAGATTATTAGAATCTCCAGCGCGTAGATGTGTTGAGTTGGtttatgaagaattgatgaaaattgTTCATAGCGTCTGCTCTTCAGGATTTGGTGTTGAATTAAACAGATATCCAAAATTACAAagtaaattaattgaagtGGTATCAGATTTGTTAAGAGAAAGATTAGGGCCAACAGTGAAGTACGTTGAGTCCATGATTGAAATTCACACTGCTTATATCAACACCAATCATCCAAACTTCGTTGGTGCTGCGAAGGCGATGAGTATGGTTGCTGAAGAACGccaaaaacaaaaagaattagagcTGACATCAAAATTAAGGTTGGCAAGTGAAAGAATTTTAAACGGCAAGAACTATGACagtattgaagaattggaagaGAGTACCGACGGATctaatgaagaaagagaagagaTTGATATTAATCAAGTGGATGACGAAATTAAACCAGCCAAGCACAAAAGAGCTGAATCCAATAAGACTTCTATGTCGTATAAGTCTGAATCTGCGCCAAATTTGTCTACTTCGTCGACACAACCACTTCAAGATTCTTACTTAAACTACTTCTTTGGTAAGGATCCAATCACCCACCAACAACATTTGCAAACACAAGCGCAATTACATCCTACGCCATTTAAATTTCCTCAACACCAAGATAGCACGTTACAATTCAATAACAACTTTCTTCAAAATGGTCATATGAATGGCATAAACCAATCAAGTTTCAGTACAAATTCAAACGCCAGTTCCACGCCTAAGTCGGATCCAGTATCCCAGGATTCTCAATCTACAATTGATTTGAActctttgaatttgaacGAGCAACAATTTGAGAGTGAAGATTCACTCAGCGAGTTGAACGAAAGAGAACAATTAGAATGCGAGTTGATTAGAAGATTAATCATCTCTTACTTTAGTATTGTAAGGGAAATGATTCAGGATCAAGTACCAAAGCTGATTATGTGTTTATTGGTTAACCATATCAAGCAGAATATCCAAAACAGATTGGTTATCAAGTTGTATAACGAGAACTTGTTCGACGAATTACTCCAAGAAGATGAGAGTATTCAATCCGAAAGAGAGAAGTGTATTGATCTTTTGAATACCTACCGTGAAGCTTCCAAAATCATAAGCGATGTTGTTTAG
- a CDS encoding DEHA2C11968p (similar to uniprot|P41543 Saccharomyces cerevisiae YJL002C OST1 Alpha subunit of the oligosaccharyltransferase complex of the ER lumen) has translation MKVNSLISILTTLFLVGVCQCVDIKTSWENVNYIRSIDLSRSYVKESCLIEAKNTNNKPQDEYFFTVNDGFGIVPNVSVISVSMVDQPVAIDAIEVEHGVYKLKLPAPVAPNSKVDLKVRYVYIDTLSPLPNKLAMDGTQHLLVKLNKFAYSPYLTKTYTMTFTGISKGQEMELHLAGNQGYEFTENAPELKPKVEHKSLVYGPLLTDLQPYTVQPMGLLYEHNRPLAKVNNLERSVWVPASNTDNLAIEEYYELTNNAAELSTGFSRVDWMQGKYETTRNHWALSHLQFPYTDINQFEDYYFTDLVGMVSTHSVSLNNLFLRPRFPLFGGWNYNFTLGWNNQIKNYIHKLNDEPDTYMVKFPLLNSIKDITYENVSLNFYLPESAEFVNVSSPIEFSSIEVGNELSYLDVSKGHIKVTLKYNNIFDDLSNIDVLLMFKYTQVNYWWKVMKISGFIFIGLTSYYLLSLIDISIDKKDK, from the coding sequence ATGAAGGTGAATTCATTGATTAGCATACTTACGACTTTGTTTTTAGTCGGTGTATGTCAATGTGTGGACATTAAAACGTCATGGGAAAATGTTAACTACATCAGGTCGATCGATCTTTCAAGATCGTATGTTAAGGAAAGCTGCTTAATTGAGGCCAAGAATACCAATAACAAGCCACAGGACGAATACTTCTTCACGGTCAATGATGGGTTCGGTATTGTGCCTAATGTGTCTGTGATTTCTGTGTCGATGGTTGACCAGCCGGTTGCGATTGACGCGATAGAGGTCGAGCATGGGGTTTACAAGTTGAAGCTTCCAGCGCCCGTGGCGCCTAATTCGAAGGTTGATTTGAAGGTCCGTTACGTTTACATAGATACATTGAGCCCATTGCCAAACAAATTGGCGATGGATGGCACTCAACATTTGTTGGTGAAGTTGAACAAATTTGCGTACTCGCCGTACTTGACGAAGACATACACCATGACGTTCACGGGGATTCTGAAGGGCCAGGAAATGGAATTGCACTTAGCGGGCAACCAGGGATACGAATTCACGGAAAATGCCCCTGAATTGAAACCAAAGGTGGAACACAAGTCGTTAGTGTATGGGCCATTATTGACCGATCTTCAGCCATACACTGTTCAGCCAATGGGATTGTTATACGAGCACAACAGACCTTTAGCGAAGGTTAACAATTTGGAAAGGTCTGTCTGGGTTCCTGCTTCCAATACTGACAACTTAGCCATTGAGGAGTACTATGAATTAACTAACAATGCTGCCGAGTTATCCACTGGTTTCCTGAGAGTAGACTGGATGCAAGGCAAATACGAGACAACCAGAAATCACTGGGCACTTTCTCACTTGCAATTCCCATACACCgatataaatcaattcgAGGATTACTACTTTACTGATTTGGTTGGTATGGTTTCCACCCATTCGGTCAGCTTAAACAACTTATTTTTGAGACCAAGATTCCCTCTTTTCGGTGGATGGAATTATAATTTCACTCTTGGCTGGAACAACCAAATTAAGAACTATATTcacaaattgaatgatgagCCTGACACCTACATGGTAAAATTCCCATTGTTGAACTCCATCAAAGATATCACGTACGAGAACGTCTCATTAAACTTCTACTTACCAGAAAGTGCAGAATTTGTGAATGTTTCTTCTCCAATCGAATTTTCATCCATTGAAGTGGGCAATGAATTATCCTACCTTGATGTATCCAAGGGTCATATCAAGGTCACTTTGAAATACAATAACATTTTTGACGACTTGAGTAATATTGATGTATTATTAATGTTCAAATACACCCAAGTTAACTACTGGTGGAAGGTTATGAAAATATCTGGATTCATCTTTATTGGGTTGACCAGTTATTACTTGTTAAgtttaattgatatttcaattgacaagaaagataaataa
- a CDS encoding DEHA2C11990p (some similarities with CA5035|IPF4531 Candida albicans IPF4531), which translates to MSTTNDFPIVLVKNLPYDVSTKSLYELAGNFGNIHQIRIPVDEQNKGTCFIVYNNLSNAIRASKSLNGINFQGRYLVSMHYSVDKSKLSEEDFKYRKEQLEKLKLEHSI; encoded by the coding sequence ATGTCTACAACTAATGACTTTCCAATAGTATTGGTCAAGAATCTTCCATATGATGTCTCAACGAAATCCTTATATGAATTGGCAGGgaattttggaaatattcatcaaattaGAATACCAGTTGATGAACAAAATAAGGGCACTTGCTTTATAGTGTATAATAACCTATCAAACGCAATTAGGGCATCCAAGAGTTTAAACGGTATAAATTTCCAGGGTAGATACCTCGTTAGCATGCATTACTCGGTTGACAAATCGAAATTATCGGAAGAGGACTTCAAATACCGGAAGGAACAATTAGAAAAGTTAAAACTTGAGCATTCTATATAG